A window of Parafrankia discariae genomic DNA:
CCAGCCTCTCGGTGAACCTACCGGGCGGCAGGGACCTCGCCGCGGAGGCGGCGCCGGTCGACCGGGTGAAATTTCAAGATCTCCAGTCGATGGCGAGCGGCTACGGTGACCGGGTAGTCGCGGCGCCAGCCGCTCAGGTCGAAAGGGGGGGTCAGACCGATGACCGACGTCCGACGACTTCCAGGCCCCGGCGCGGAGAAGTGGGAGTGGCAGCTCCACGGCGCCTGTCGAGGTGAGAGTACCGAGCTGTTCTTCCATCCCGAGGGCGAACGCGGCCCAGCCAGAGCCGCGCGGGAAGCGGCGGCGAAGGCGATCTGCGCACGCTGCCCGGTAATCCGGGCGTGCGGGGAACATGCCCTCGCCGCCCGGGAACCGTACGGCGTGTGGGGCGGAATGAGCGAGTCCGAGCGGGAGGCGGTCCTCACCGGGCGCACCCGCAGGGGCGCCGCCCGCCACGCACCCGCCCGGCCGGGGCTCGCTCCGGCCTGCTGAAGCCGGCCACCGGATACGAAGATCCCCGGCCCCGTACTCCCTCTCTCGGGACGTACGGGCCCGGGGATCTTTTCGTCTGCCCGGCTCGTCGTCTGCCCGGCTCGCCTGCATGACGAGGACGTCGGCGACCGCGGCCCGGCTGGCCACGATCATGTGCCCGCGGCCACCCCGCGGCCACCCCGAGGCGGCGCCGGTGCGCTCACGGGTTCCCCGTCGGCATGCCGTCGGCACCCCTTCCGCGTCCAGGCCGATTCGCGCCGCCATATGCGGGCGTGTCTCCCCATCCCCGGCGACCACCCGCGACGGGTGAGCGCCCCACGGTCGCTGTCGGATCCCTGACCTCGAGTGGCGCCCCGCGCTCCGGGAAGGCCCCGGACACCCGGGCAGCCCGGGACACCCGGGAGGCCCCGGACGCGACGAGGCCCGGTCGGTCCGCGGACCGACCGGGCCTCACCTGTCGACGATCAGATCACTCGACGGCTCAGAAACCCGGGCCGTGCGAGTGGCCGTGGCCGTGGCCCCCGTGGTCGTGACCGTGGCCGTGACCGGCCTCCGCCGGCTCCTCGGGCTTCTCCGCCACCAGGCTCTCGGTGGTGATGAGCAGCGCGGCGATGGAGGCCGCGTTCGCCACCGCGGACCGGGTGACCTTCACCGGGTCGACCACACCGGCCGCGACCAGGTCGACGTACTCGCCGGTGGCCGCGTTGAAGCCCCGACCGACCTCGCCCTCGCGGACCTTGGACACGATCACAGCGCCCTCGAGCCCGGCGTTGCGCGCGATCCAGGTGAGCGGGGCGTCGAGCGCGGCACGCACGACGCGCACCCCGGACCGCTCGTCCCCGGTCAGGCCGAGGTCACCGTCGAGGACCTTGGCCGCGTGCACGAGCGCGCTGCCGCCGCCCGCCACGATGCCCTCCTCGACTGCGGCCCGGGTCGCCGACACGGCGTCCTCGAGACGGTGCTTCTTCTCCTTGAGCTCGACCTCGGTGGCGGCGCCGACGCGGATGACCGCGACCCCGCCGGCCAGCTTGGCCAGCCGCTCCTGGAGCTTCTCGCGGTCCCAGTCCGAGTCGGAGAGCTCGATCTCCGCCTTCATCTGCCGGACCCGCTCGCCGACGGCGTCGGCGTCACCGGCACCGTCGACGATCGTGGTGAGGTCCTTGTCGACGACGATCCGCCGCGCCCGGCCGAGCTCGGCGAGCGTGATCGAGTCGAGCTTGAGGCCCACCTCGGTGGCGACGACCTGGCCACCGGTCAGGACCGCGAGGTCCTGCAGCATCGCCTTGCGGCGGTCACCGAAACCGGGAGCCTTCACCGCGACGACCGTGAAGGTCTTGCGCACCGCGTTGACGACCAGGGTCGACAGCGCCTCGCCCTCGACGTCCTCGGCGATGATCAGCAGCGGCTTACGCTCCTGCACGACCTGCTCGAGGATCGGCAGGATGTCGTTCAGCGCGCTGATCTTGCCAGGGTGCAGCAGCACGTAGGCGTCCTCGAGGACGGCCTCCATGCTTTCCTGGTCGGTCACGAAGTACGGCGAGATGTAGCCCTTGTCGAACTGCATCCCCTCGGTGAGCTCGAGGTCCAGACCCATGGTCTGGCTCTCCTCGATGGTGATCACACCGTCCTTGCCGATCTTGTCCATCGCCTCGGCGATGAGCTCGCCGACCTGGGCGTCCTGCGCCGAGATCGCGGCGACCTGCGCGATGGTCTCCTTCGAGCCGATCTCGATCGCGGCTTCCAGCAGCGCCGCCGAGACGGCGGCGACCGCCGCCTCGATACCGATCTTGAGCGACAGCGGAGCCGCGCCGGCGGTCACCTGCCGCAGACCCTGGCGCACCATCTCCTGGGCCAGCACCGTGGCCGTCGTCGTCCCGTCGCCGGCGACGTCGTTGGTCTTGGTGGCGACCTCCTTGGCGAGCTGCGCCCCCAGGTTCTGGTAGGGGTCGTCCAGCTCCACCTCACGCGCGATCGTCACACCGTCGTTGGTGATCGTCGGCGCGCCGTACGACTTGCTGATGACGACGTTGCGGCCACGCGGGCCGATCGTCACCTTGACCGCGTCCGCGAGGGCGTTCACGCCCCGCTCGAGCGACCGGCGGGCGTCCTCGTTGAACGTGAGAATCTTCGGCATACCTGTGTGTCCTCCCGACACCGCTGCCGGCGGGAACAAGAAGGGCGCGCCCCACCGCGGCCCCCCGGCGGAAACCAGGGGACCACCGGTGGGACACGCCCTGCCTGCTACTACCGGCGTCCGGTCTACTTCTCGATGATCGCGAGGACGTCCCGGGCGGAGAGCACCAGGTACTCCTCGCCGGCGTACTTGACCTCGGTGCCGCCGTACTTGCTGTAGAGCACCACGTCGCCGACCTTGACGTCGAGCGGGACGCGCTTGCCGTCCTCGAACCGACCCGGGCCGACGGCAAGGACGGTGCCCTCCTGGGGCTTCTCCTTGGCGGTGTCCGGAATCACAATGCCGGACGCGGTGGTCGTCTCGGCGTCCGAGGGCTGGACGACGATCCGGTCCTCGAGCGGCTTGATTGCAACCTTGGTGGCGGTCGTCACGATCGACCTCCCCCTTCCTTCGCTGGATGAGAGAGCGACCCTGGCGGCCTGCCGTCGCGGGTGAACAGGCGCCTGTCGCTGGCACTCTCAAGTGCCGAGTGCCAACCTAGCACCCGCACCACCCACGTCAACCAAGAAGGTCGGATCTGTCAAGACGGTTCGGCGCGCGCTCGAACTGCCAGGCATGCGCGGATCCCGCGATTAGCCCATTCGGGGGGTCCGGGAGCGGCGGGCCGTCGGGGTCCCCCGCGGGCGCTTCGGCGCCGAGGTGCAGGAGGACCACGACGAGACCCGCCGACACCCCGCGGCCGAGATAGATCTCGCCCGCCCGCCCGCGCACCGCCGATCGGACCCAGCGTTCCAGCTCCGCGACCTGGCCGGGGGCGGCCTTCGCCTCCCACATCCAGGTGACCGTCACCGCGGCCCGACCAACCCGGTCACCCGACCAACCCGATCAGCAGCCCGGCGCGGCACGGCCGACACCGGGGTTACCGGGGGCGTCGGGGCCGGCACAACCGGCGGTGGTGTCGCGCATCTCGGCCTCGGCCGCGGCGCACGCGGCGGCACCCCTGGTCGGATCCATCGCGACCAGGTGGGCCGCGACGAGCCGGGCCAGCCCGATGAAGACCGCGCGGTCCGCGGGCGCCAGCGGCGCCAGGACGTGGTCGTCGACGGTCCGCAGCCGCAGCCGCACCCGCTCGTGCTCCTGGACTCCCCGCTCGGTGGCGATGATCATTCTCGCCCGGCGGTCCGCCGGGTCCGGGCGGCGCTCGACCAGGCCGGCACGCTCCATCTCGTCGACCAGCCGGACCATCACGGTCCGGTCGATGGAGAAGCGGCGGGCGACCTCGATCTGGTTGTGCGCCGTTCCCTCGACCGCGGCGCCCAGTACATAGAAACCCTTGAGACCACCGGGCAGCGAACCGATGGCGCTCACCGAGGCGGCCAGGTACCCGTGCTGGATCTGGCCGACGATCCAGCGCAGGTCGTCACGGACCTCGTCGGGCAGCTCAAGCTCCGCGTCGGCGGCGACGGACGGACAGCCGGCGATGGCCGGATCAGCCGGACCATGGACAGCCGACGACGCGGCCGGTCGCTCCGCCGCTGGAGACGCGGACTGGAACACGACGGAGGCCGGCATCGGCGACGTGCCCGAGGACCCCTCCACCCGAACACCGTACCCCGATCATCACGAACTAGTCTGCGGAACAGATAGGCGTTGACAGAGATTATTGCTCGGTACGACTATCTGTTCGCACACCAAAATCGCCGGAGTCGCCGGCCGATCCGGCCGATCCGGCGTCGACGCCGGATCGGCCGGATCGGCCCGTTTCTTTCGCGCGGCGCACGCCGAGACCGGGGGCGCCCGCCTCCCAACCGTGATCAAGGAGAGCCCCGATGCCCCACCTGCTGCACATCGACTCCAGCCTCACCCCGGAGGGCTCCGTCTCCCGCGGGGTCGCCGAGGTCTACGCCGAGACCTGGCGCGAACAGCACCCGGACGGGACGCTGACCCGCCGCGACCTGGCCACCAGCCCGCCGCCACACCTGAACTGGGCGCTGGTGTCCGGCGGCCAGACACCCCCCGAGCAGCGCACGCCCGAGCAGGCCGAGGCCGTGAAGATCCGCGAGGAGTACCTCGAGGAGATCGAGAGCGCCGACGAGTACGTGATCTCGGTGCCGATGTACAACTACGCCTACCCGTCGACGATCAAGGCCTGGCTGGACCAGGTCATCGTCATCGGCCGCACGGCCGGCGGGGCGGCCGGCG
This region includes:
- a CDS encoding WhiB family transcriptional regulator, translated to MTDVRRLPGPGAEKWEWQLHGACRGESTELFFHPEGERGPARAAREAAAKAICARCPVIRACGEHALAAREPYGVWGGMSESEREAVLTGRTRRGAARHAPARPGLAPAC
- the groL gene encoding chaperonin GroEL (60 kDa chaperone family; promotes refolding of misfolded polypeptides especially under stressful conditions; forms two stacked rings of heptamers to form a barrel-shaped 14mer; ends can be capped by GroES; misfolded proteins enter the barrel where they are refolded when GroES binds), giving the protein MPKILTFNEDARRSLERGVNALADAVKVTIGPRGRNVVISKSYGAPTITNDGVTIAREVELDDPYQNLGAQLAKEVATKTNDVAGDGTTTATVLAQEMVRQGLRQVTAGAAPLSLKIGIEAAVAAVSAALLEAAIEIGSKETIAQVAAISAQDAQVGELIAEAMDKIGKDGVITIEESQTMGLDLELTEGMQFDKGYISPYFVTDQESMEAVLEDAYVLLHPGKISALNDILPILEQVVQERKPLLIIAEDVEGEALSTLVVNAVRKTFTVVAVKAPGFGDRRKAMLQDLAVLTGGQVVATEVGLKLDSITLAELGRARRIVVDKDLTTIVDGAGDADAVGERVRQMKAEIELSDSDWDREKLQERLAKLAGGVAVIRVGAATEVELKEKKHRLEDAVSATRAAVEEGIVAGGGSALVHAAKVLDGDLGLTGDERSGVRVVRAALDAPLTWIARNAGLEGAVIVSKVREGEVGRGFNAATGEYVDLVAAGVVDPVKVTRSAVANAASIAALLITTESLVAEKPEEPAEAGHGHGHDHGGHGHGHSHGPGF
- the groES gene encoding co-chaperone GroES yields the protein MVTTATKVAIKPLEDRIVVQPSDAETTTASGIVIPDTAKEKPQEGTVLAVGPGRFEDGKRVPLDVKVGDVVLYSKYGGTEVKYAGEEYLVLSARDVLAIIEK
- a CDS encoding MarR family winged helix-turn-helix transcriptional regulator codes for the protein MEGSSGTSPMPASVVFQSASPAAERPAASSAVHGPADPAIAGCPSVAADAELELPDEVRDDLRWIVGQIQHGYLAASVSAIGSLPGGLKGFYVLGAAVEGTAHNQIEVARRFSIDRTVMVRLVDEMERAGLVERRPDPADRRARMIIATERGVQEHERVRLRLRTVDDHVLAPLAPADRAVFIGLARLVAAHLVAMDPTRGAAACAAAEAEMRDTTAGCAGPDAPGNPGVGRAAPGC
- a CDS encoding FMN-dependent NADH-azoreductase, which encodes MPHLLHIDSSLTPEGSVSRGVAEVYAETWREQHPDGTLTRRDLATSPPPHLNWALVSGGQTPPEQRTPEQAEAVKIREEYLEEIESADEYVISVPMYNYAYPSTIKAWLDQVIVIGRTAGGAAGDGVLAGKKVTVVTAQGGSYAPGAPKEGWDHQVPYLRHAFEVLGADNIEFITVVMTLSKVNPALAAFTDVFEASQQAAEQAARDRAAV